In a genomic window of Chloroflexota bacterium:
- a CDS encoding GNAT family N-acetyltransferase, which yields MIDNIPQGRLLGALPIDPILHATAWIGCQQRPDAPAQVWYNARGDFEGALIDCEWATFHLVATTRDALLALLERLPTCSPLGWRISFPEWATRDVAEKFPKSQISYEVLHLCRSGDYKAPASRNEQIVRLTPHWAERYLFDLELVKAISGLALDGPGPVCAAIEDEQAVSIADGTTMSEYAAIVQGVYTVPDYRRRGLARAVVARVTECALALGRVVLYAADYTNYPSLGLCRALGYRPIAVSGLAEFEA from the coding sequence CCGCCTGCTCGGCGCCCTGCCGATCGATCCGATCCTCCACGCCACGGCGTGGATCGGCTGCCAGCAGCGCCCGGACGCGCCCGCCCAGGTCTGGTACAACGCGCGCGGCGACTTCGAGGGCGCGCTGATCGACTGCGAGTGGGCCACGTTCCACCTGGTCGCGACCACGCGCGATGCGCTGCTCGCGCTACTCGAGCGCCTGCCCACCTGCTCGCCGCTCGGCTGGCGCATCTCGTTCCCCGAATGGGCGACGCGCGACGTGGCTGAGAAGTTCCCGAAGTCGCAGATCAGCTACGAGGTGCTGCACCTCTGTCGCAGCGGAGACTACAAAGCGCCCGCTTCGCGCAACGAGCAGATCGTCCGGCTGACGCCGCACTGGGCCGAGCGCTATCTGTTTGACCTGGAACTGGTGAAGGCGATCAGCGGGCTGGCGCTCGACGGGCCCGGCCCGGTCTGCGCCGCCATCGAGGACGAGCAGGCGGTCAGCATCGCCGACGGCACGACCATGAGCGAGTATGCCGCCATTGTGCAGGGCGTTTACACCGTGCCGGACTACCGGCGGCGCGGGCTGGCGCGCGCGGTCGTGGCCCGCGTGACCGAGTGCGCACTCGCCCTCGGCCGGGTCGTGCTGTACGCCGCCGACTACACCAACTATCCATCGCTCGGGCTATGCCGCGCGCTGGGCTACCGCCCGATCGCCGTCTCGGGGTTGGCGGAGTTCGAGGCGTAG